In Lysobacter firmicutimachus, one genomic interval encodes:
- a CDS encoding serine/threonine-protein kinase, with product MDAERWQRLSPLLDALLELEPAARAERLAELRADDPGLAAELSELIALEDDHQDFLSEPLVPTQHTGAMRPGTEVGSYRLESLLGEGGMGQVWLASRADGLYQRRVALKLLRPGLADTNLRSRFTRERQILARLAHPHIARLLDAGVTRDGLPYLALEYVEGEPITDYCRNQRTPLDKRLRMFQQICDAVSHAHANLIVHRDLKPSNILVTPAGDVRLLDFGIAKLLDSSDVPLPEQTRTGARAFTLHYAAPEQVRGEPVTTMTDVYSLGVVLYELLTDAKPYRLKRQTAAEWEEAILAADPLRPSQAVMRHVDTTDVDPGALRRLGRQLAGDLDNIVLKTLSKRPEQRYPSVEALSLDLQRFESGRPVLARAQSLRYRFNKYVARHRWALATASLVTVVLAAALGIVAWQAREALGEASRAQAMQDFMVGLFESARGTPEGEALDLRGLLDASVARGTRELARQPRARAELFGVVARMRTGLGDYNEARALLDRQAAIIGSTDDIPESLRIESLTQRGKVLRLLGLPRDCAALMQPSLDAARSQQAQLPSQVSEFYSELGRCRRANGERQGARQLFERSLALRREQLENNEVAEVENLIDLAGLQADAQRSREALLGFEQARRRLQQAVGDRHPLQVEIGRNLAMLRSELGQLDAAERDAREALDIALDVNGAQHPSTLDVRRQLAALHVAQGRYAQAQGELEQIRNLLVVRLGPDHLELAEVHRQLARVAWERGDEERALGELERAASIARKQGDRARLATVLFDHAQVLFDSGRPVEARALLLQVRELRVVLFGETHGQVGDTDGLLGEVELALGEGESGRARLQRAVDLTRRHYGDRDPHTRRAEIELARAQADAGDAAALIHLDSLAELPITDETLRELGWRAQAYAAQVRCQGAQRGEARAKLDGLLRTIADARTDGSEIKRNVERLRAQCAD from the coding sequence ATGGATGCCGAACGCTGGCAACGCCTGTCTCCCTTGCTCGATGCCCTGCTCGAGCTGGAGCCGGCTGCGCGCGCGGAACGGCTGGCGGAATTGCGCGCCGACGATCCCGGCCTCGCCGCAGAACTGAGCGAGCTGATCGCGCTCGAAGACGATCATCAGGATTTCCTGTCCGAACCGCTGGTGCCGACCCAGCACACCGGCGCCATGCGCCCGGGCACCGAAGTCGGCAGCTACCGCCTGGAAAGTCTGCTCGGCGAAGGCGGCATGGGCCAGGTCTGGCTGGCCTCGCGCGCCGACGGCCTGTACCAGCGCCGGGTCGCGCTGAAACTGCTGCGCCCGGGCCTGGCCGACACCAACCTGCGCAGCCGCTTCACCCGCGAGCGGCAGATCCTGGCGCGCCTCGCCCACCCGCACATCGCCCGTCTGCTCGACGCCGGCGTGACCCGCGACGGCCTGCCCTATCTGGCGCTGGAATACGTCGAAGGCGAGCCGATCACCGACTACTGCCGCAACCAGCGCACCCCGCTCGACAAGCGCCTGCGCATGTTCCAGCAGATCTGCGACGCGGTCAGCCACGCCCACGCCAACCTGATCGTCCACCGCGACCTCAAGCCGTCCAACATCCTGGTCACGCCGGCCGGCGACGTGCGCCTGCTCGACTTCGGCATCGCCAAGCTGCTCGACAGCAGCGACGTGCCGCTGCCGGAACAGACCCGCACCGGCGCGCGCGCCTTCACCCTGCACTACGCGGCGCCCGAGCAGGTGCGCGGCGAGCCGGTCACCACCATGACCGACGTGTACTCATTGGGCGTGGTGCTGTACGAGCTGCTGACCGACGCCAAGCCTTACCGGCTCAAGCGCCAGACCGCGGCCGAATGGGAAGAGGCGATCCTCGCCGCCGATCCGCTGCGGCCCTCGCAGGCGGTGATGCGCCACGTCGACACCACCGACGTCGATCCCGGCGCGCTGCGCCGGCTCGGCCGCCAGCTCGCCGGCGATCTCGACAACATCGTCCTCAAGACCCTGTCCAAGCGGCCCGAGCAGCGCTATCCCTCGGTCGAGGCGCTGTCGCTGGATCTGCAGCGCTTCGAGTCCGGACGGCCGGTGCTGGCGCGCGCGCAGAGCCTGCGCTACCGCTTCAACAAATACGTCGCCCGCCATCGCTGGGCCCTGGCCACCGCCTCCCTGGTGACCGTGGTGCTGGCCGCCGCGCTCGGCATCGTCGCCTGGCAGGCGCGCGAGGCCTTGGGCGAAGCCAGCCGCGCGCAGGCGATGCAGGACTTCATGGTCGGCCTGTTCGAAAGCGCGCGCGGCACGCCGGAAGGCGAAGCCCTGGACCTGCGCGGCCTGCTCGACGCCTCGGTCGCGCGCGGCACCCGCGAGCTGGCCCGCCAACCGCGCGCGCGCGCCGAGCTGTTCGGCGTGGTCGCGCGCATGCGCACCGGCCTGGGCGACTACAACGAAGCGCGCGCCCTGCTCGACCGCCAGGCCGCGATCATCGGCAGCACCGACGACATTCCCGAAAGCCTGCGCATCGAATCGCTGACCCAACGCGGCAAGGTGTTGCGCCTGCTCGGGCTGCCGCGCGACTGCGCCGCACTGATGCAGCCGTCGCTGGACGCGGCGCGCAGCCAACAGGCGCAGCTGCCGTCGCAGGTCAGCGAGTTCTACTCCGAACTCGGTCGTTGCCGCCGCGCCAACGGCGAGCGCCAGGGCGCGCGCCAACTGTTCGAACGCTCGCTGGCGCTGCGCCGCGAGCAATTGGAAAACAACGAGGTCGCCGAAGTCGAAAACCTGATCGACCTGGCCGGCCTGCAGGCCGACGCGCAGCGCAGCCGCGAGGCCCTGCTCGGCTTCGAGCAGGCGCGCCGCCGCCTGCAGCAGGCGGTCGGCGACCGCCATCCGCTGCAAGTCGAGATCGGCCGCAACCTGGCCATGCTGCGCAGCGAGCTCGGCCAGCTCGACGCGGCCGAACGCGACGCGCGCGAAGCCCTGGATATCGCCCTGGACGTCAACGGCGCCCAGCATCCTTCGACCCTGGACGTGCGCCGCCAACTCGCCGCGCTGCACGTGGCCCAGGGCCGCTACGCCCAGGCCCAGGGCGAGCTGGAGCAGATCCGCAACCTGTTGGTGGTGCGCCTGGGGCCGGACCACCTCGAACTGGCCGAGGTCCATCGCCAACTGGCGCGCGTGGCCTGGGAGCGCGGCGACGAAGAGCGGGCGCTGGGCGAACTCGAACGCGCCGCCAGCATCGCCCGCAAACAAGGCGACCGCGCCCGCCTCGCCACGGTCCTGTTCGACCACGCCCAGGTGCTGTTCGACAGCGGCCGTCCGGTCGAGGCGCGTGCGCTGTTGCTGCAGGTGCGCGAACTGCGCGTGGTGCTGTTCGGCGAAACCCACGGCCAGGTCGGCGACACCGACGGCCTGCTGGGCGAAGTCGAACTGGCCCTGGGCGAAGGCGAATCCGGCCGCGCCCGCCTGCAACGCGCGGTCGACCTGACCCGCCGCCACTACGGCGACCGCGACCCGCACACTCGCCGCGCCGAGATCGAACTCGCCCGCGCCCAGGCCGACGCCGGCGACGCCGCCGCCCTGATCCACCTCGACTCGCTGGCCGAACTGCCGATCACCGACGAAACCCTGCGCGAGTTGGGCTGGCGCGCACAGGCGTACGCGGCGCAGGTGCGCTGCCAGGGCGCGCAGCGCGGCGAGGCGCGGGCGAAACTGGACGGGTTGCTACGGACGATCGCGGACGCGCGGACCGACGGCAGCGAGATCAAACGCAATGTGGAGCGGCTGCGTGCGCAGTGCGCGGACTGA
- a CDS encoding ECF-type sigma factor has product MADSADITILLDAAREGDRSALDRVLATLYQELHTMARRQLAGQHGQTLDATALVHEAYLKLVGRREAQFDDRAHFFAYAASAMRSVVVDYARQRLAQKRGGDLHRVTELPDDVEGGLRLDEDTLGLDTALTKLAAVDQRLAQVVELRYFAGLSELEIAALLQRSERSIRRDWQKARLFLLASLQDEPNR; this is encoded by the coding sequence ATGGCCGATAGCGCAGACATCACCATCCTGCTGGATGCGGCCCGCGAGGGCGACCGCAGTGCGCTCGATCGCGTGCTGGCGACCCTCTATCAAGAGCTGCATACCATGGCCCGGCGCCAGCTCGCCGGCCAGCACGGCCAGACCCTGGACGCCACCGCGCTGGTGCACGAGGCCTACCTGAAACTGGTCGGCCGGCGCGAAGCGCAATTCGACGATCGCGCGCACTTCTTCGCTTACGCCGCCTCGGCGATGCGCAGCGTGGTGGTCGACTACGCCCGCCAGCGTCTGGCACAGAAACGCGGCGGCGACCTGCACCGGGTCACCGAACTGCCCGACGACGTCGAAGGCGGCCTGCGCCTGGACGAAGACACGCTGGGCCTGGACACCGCCCTGACCAAACTCGCCGCAGTCGACCAGCGCCTGGCCCAGGTGGTCGAGCTGCGCTACTTCGCCGGCCTGTCGGAGCTGGAGATCGCCGCCCTGTTGCAGCGCTCCGAACGCAGCATCCGCCGCGACTGGCAGAAAGCGCGCCTGTTCCTGCTGGCTTCGCTGCAGGACGAGCCCAACCGCTGA
- the mutM gene encoding bifunctional DNA-formamidopyrimidine glycosylase/DNA-(apurinic or apyrimidinic site) lyase, with protein MPELPEVETTRRGLAPHLEGRHVVTAILRRPDLRWPIPADIETLLPGQRIDAVRRRAKYLLIDTQAGSALLHLGMSGSLRVLPADTPVRDHDHVDLLLDDDRVLRFNDPRRFGCLLWQAPGETHELLQGLGPEPLSDEFDGDYLFELSRGRRAPVKTFLMDQRVVVGVGNIYAAEALFAAGVSPLRAAGKVSRERYGELAGSIKTILGYAIQRGGTTLRDFISPDGAPGYFEQELAAYGRGGEPCPRCGRPLKQASIGQRTTVWCGHCQR; from the coding sequence ATGCCCGAATTGCCCGAAGTAGAAACCACCCGGCGCGGCCTGGCCCCGCACCTGGAAGGCCGCCACGTCGTCACCGCGATCCTGCGCCGGCCCGACCTGCGCTGGCCGATCCCGGCCGACATCGAAACCTTGCTGCCCGGCCAGCGCATCGACGCGGTGCGCCGGCGCGCCAAGTACCTGCTGATCGATACCCAGGCCGGCAGCGCGCTGCTGCACCTGGGCATGTCCGGCAGCCTGCGGGTCTTGCCCGCGGATACGCCGGTGCGCGACCACGACCATGTCGACCTGTTGCTCGACGACGACCGGGTGCTGCGCTTCAACGACCCGCGCCGGTTCGGCTGCCTGCTGTGGCAGGCGCCGGGCGAAACCCACGAATTGCTGCAAGGCCTGGGGCCGGAACCGCTGTCGGACGAGTTCGACGGCGACTATCTGTTCGAACTCAGTCGCGGCCGCCGCGCCCCGGTCAAGACCTTCCTGATGGATCAGCGGGTGGTGGTCGGGGTCGGCAACATCTATGCCGCCGAGGCCCTGTTCGCCGCCGGCGTCTCGCCGCTGCGCGCCGCCGGCAAGGTCTCGCGCGAGCGTTACGGCGAACTGGCGGGTTCGATCAAGACCATCCTCGGCTATGCCATCCAGCGCGGCGGCACCACCCTGCGCGACTTCATCAGCCCCGACGGCGCACCCGGCTACTTCGAGCAGGAACTGGCCGCCTACGGCCGCGGCGGCGAGCCCTGCCCGCGCTGCGGCCGGCCGCTCAAGCAGGCCTCGATCGGCCAGCGCACCACGGTCTGGTGCGGGCATTGTCAGCGGTGA
- a CDS encoding CHAD domain-containing protein encodes MSKKTAPAVDAEAPAEAGRPPGRRLRAYASRELEAAIEALGWRGSRLHLGVHLARKGLRRVRATLALGGAALGPGAAWVDRGLRDANRDLSALRDAQALVETFDRLLRVAGDEAHRTLLRRGRRRAAAVRAAAARQARAEDPDLSARRGLLRVLHAALRALPWEPLAAPHWRAAVADSLRRVERARQRARASGVDEDWHEWRRRARRLSQQQRALQAAGLGEDAPSFDKRQAERLGEAQDLNLLLDHCGKRSPFAKPDRLALRAFARDELARSRSGIDPHGSS; translated from the coding sequence ATGTCGAAAAAAACCGCACCGGCCGTCGACGCCGAAGCGCCGGCCGAAGCCGGGCGACCGCCGGGCCGGCGCCTGCGCGCCTACGCCTCGCGTGAGCTGGAGGCGGCTATCGAGGCGCTGGGCTGGCGCGGCAGCCGTCTGCATCTGGGCGTGCATCTGGCACGCAAAGGCCTGCGCCGGGTGCGCGCGACCCTGGCCCTGGGCGGCGCGGCGCTGGGGCCGGGCGCGGCCTGGGTCGACCGCGGCTTGCGCGACGCCAATCGCGACCTGTCGGCGCTGCGCGATGCGCAGGCGCTGGTGGAAACCTTCGACCGCCTGCTGCGCGTTGCGGGCGACGAGGCCCATCGCACCTTGTTGCGGCGGGGCCGCCGGCGCGCGGCGGCGGTGCGGGCGGCGGCGGCGCGGCAGGCGCGCGCCGAAGATCCCGACCTGAGCGCGCGCCGCGGCCTGCTGCGGGTGTTGCACGCGGCCTTGCGCGCTCTGCCCTGGGAGCCGTTGGCGGCGCCGCACTGGCGCGCGGCGGTCGCCGATAGCCTGCGGCGGGTCGAGCGCGCCCGCCAGCGCGCCCGCGCCAGCGGCGTCGACGAGGACTGGCACGAGTGGCGCCGGCGCGCGCGCCGGCTGTCGCAGCAACAGCGCGCGCTGCAGGCGGCCGGGCTGGGCGAGGATGCGCCATCGTTCGACAAGCGCCAGGCCGAACGCCTGGGCGAGGCGCAGGACCTGAACCTGCTGCTGGACCATTGCGGCAAGCGCTCGCCGTTCGCCAAGCCGGACCGGCTCGCGCTGCGCGCCTTCGCCCGCGACGAGTTGGCGCGCTCGCGCAGCGGCATCGACCCGCATGGCAGTAGCTGA